Genomic DNA from Trichoderma asperellum chromosome 5, complete sequence:
GGTATTGTCCTTCTGAGACGCCATCGCGGtagattataatattctCCGGGAATGCAGTGTGTTTGCCCCTCTTACGCCATAATTCGAGGCGCGATTTCAGCATTATATCAAGCTCCGTAACCATCTCCTTGCGGCTTTTCTGGATGCTGAGGACCGAAGGCCACTGGCCGAGCCACCGATCTACACTAGCAACCATACCGGCTACACTAGGAGCACCCTTCGAGCCCGGAGACGGATGAGTTACATCAATGCCTACAATCATGGTCTTGTCTTCTGAAATAAACCCCAGGCGCGAAGGATCGACGAGATGGTTGTTGCCACCCAGCTTCAGGTTAAATTTGAGTGCCAGGTTTCGAAGGTATTGATCTTGACCATTAGGCTTGGCAATTTTCGAACCAACGCTGCAGATGGTATGGACACCATACTTGACATCGCCCAGAAGTTTAATACGGTTATAGAGTGGAATGGGGGTCGCAGGCAGGACAACAAAGAGCAGCTGTAAGGACGATGCAGCACGCTTGAACAAAGCCTCGAGCTGAGCGTCGTCTGTGTCATTGAGCTGCAGTCTTTGAAATGGAAGTAGCGGCGCGCTAGCGGTGATACCTGTGTCTTGCAGGACCCTGTGGAAGCTCTGTACGATATTGCCAAGGGCATCGGAAGTGAAATGCTGGGCTCTTGGGTAGTCGGGCATCTCGATGTAGACGCAAGACCACTTCTGCACGCTGCCGCAGGTGCTGAATTTTAGGCTTGGGGCGTTTCTTGGTACCAGATTCCAACTGCCCCCAAACGTTGATACCTGTTGATTCTGGCCATAGCCGACCTTTGGTCCCATAAGAACGCGGCCTGGCACAGTGATGAGGCCTGGCGAGACATTAATTCCGAATTGGCTCTGAGATACATTAGCAATTTAGGCTATTAATGAAAGCGGACATTAAGAAACAATCCTTGAAGCAACTTACCAACAAGGGGTTCACTTGAGAAGATAAGCCAGCTGTTTGCAGTCCCCGCGAGACAATAAACGTAGCATTTTCGGCCGGCCGCTTGACAGCAAATCTAATCATTTGCTGGGTCTGGGACGGGTCAAGCTTTGAATTGGAAGGCTGGCCAGGCAGTACGTGGCACACTTGGACTGGCAAGTAGGTTGGATTTTCTGTATTCCCAACATTGACGACTGGTAGCCTTGGGTCGTTTATACGGATGTTGTAAGCTATGCGACTGTTAGCAACCGCCGATGATTTATTCATTGTCGCAGCACCATTGATTGCCTACTTTTGACGAAGAAATCATAGACAGAGATATACTGTCCTGCGACCGATCCGGCCACGCTTGGTGGGTTGCCGCCTTTGccgccctttttctttccgccAGATGCAGAGGTAGATTGAGACTGGCCTTTCTGGGGCGGTGCTTCGAGCCAGAACTCAACATCTTTCGGTCCACTTCCCAACGCTTTCACTCTAGGAGGGTGTTCAAGACCATGGCCGTCATTCTTGGTGGCATAGCCATGAATCGTCTTGATACGCGGTATTGGCCTACCCTGCTTATCCAGCTTGTCCTTCAAGTGAGTAGTCCTGACCTTGATCTTCTTTAGAAACCTCTGCTGCTCGTAAGCACTCCTTCGAAAGCTGCCAAGGCGATTTACGAATTGTTCGAGGGGGCCTTCCTGAAAGAACGCAGCATGGGTAGGGTTGACGTTGACAAGCACGCGAGCTGTTGCCGCACGAACACTCGCAAAAAAGCCGCGCATGGCTGTGAGACAGTTGCCAAGATCCCAGGTATCAGCATCTGCTCCCAAAGCAAAGGTCTTTGACGATCCAACAGCGGTGAGGTTGTTGGATGACTTGGCATAATGATTGATGAAAATATTGAACGCTTGGATAAGAGGCAGCTTCTCTTCGTATTGGGCTGATGGGTTTGTTGAAGTGAGGTATCCTATCAGCTCCGAAGTTGCCAAAGTATTGGTAAGTTGAAGCTTCACATTGTATTTGGTGGCATTGGCACgtggctcttcttccccttcttttcgATACGGTACCGTGATTGTCAAATCGGCAAACTTCTGCCGGCAGATGAGAGTAGACTTGAAGTCGCTAACGATGTCGTGGTTATAAGCCGCCAGCTCCGATGCCTCTAGCACCAGGTGAATGATCTGTGTCAGCTTTCCCCCAGTGGCGGCCGGGGTAACTGAGACGTCATATCGGTAGAGAACAAGCTTAGGAGATGCCGTCAAGGCAACATAATTTGCCCAGAGCACCACTTCTGCTCCCTTTGTTCCATAGTTTGGTCGACGAGGAAAGGCTTCTTTCAGGCCCAGAGTGCTGGGATCAACTCCCTTGCCGGACAGAAGGGCGTCTTCGGTCTTTGCCACGATCTTGTCGGGTGCAGGAACACCGCCATCAGGACTGTGTAAGATGTGATGAGTGCGTGTCTTTGGCTTGTTATGAGATGAGACATGTTAAAGAAATGTGATTGATCTCACGAGAAAACTTGCGGCGGGGCACCGCCTCGGCCACCTAGAAATggagctcctcctccgcctctgcctcttccacCATCACCTCGACCACGCCCGAATCCATCGCCTCTTCCTCGAAACCCATCATCACCTCTTCCACGTCCAAATCCATCGCCTCGTCCACgtccaccaccatcacctcGTCCTCGGCCGCCTCCatcgcctcttcctctgcctctgcctcttcctcccccaCGATCTTGAAAGTCTCCCCTGCCACGGGAGGACATTATGGCGGTATAAGTCGACTAGCTCGCAAGTACCTAGAAAGTCTGATGCTGGTGGAGTCAATTCTTAGCTCCGGCGTAGTACAATAGAGGCAATAATGGAGCGGGAGAGTGGATTTGCAACAAGGAAGCTAGACAAAATAGTGCTGCGGGGCTGAAACATGGTGGCGGCATGGTGTATTTGTAGGCAGTGATGACTAAGCCTTCCATCGCGGAGATGGCAGCGGCTTGATCAATGGCATATTGATTCTCTGGTTCGCATCCCCTACGATGTAAGTCAAGTAACATTACACAGACATTATATTTCCAGCTTTGAGGTGGCAAAAGACTGTTCGTATGGGCGATTATTAAACCATCActatttcttatactattacaATGGCCTAATGGTCCAAGTGTCACACACTCTGAGTGAGATTCACTGCGCATTGGTATTCTCCTTAACGCTGTATAAAAGTGTCAGCATTAAAGGatcttatttttcttggtATATTATATCTTGGTGGCCCCGGTGAAGCAAAGCATGTATGTTCAAGATTGTGAGCAGACGCCGACATTGAATCAGATACACATTGCATCATATACCGTGTACCCTGACATTGCATCTTGCTCTCTTCGAGCCACCATTCATTTAATCCCTTCATCACTGCCAAACGCCGATACCTATGCACATGAGCTCTAGCAACCAGCCATCATCCGTAAAAATGCCCAACCTACCGGAGCTCCGAAACAAGGATGAAACGAAATCAAATTCACACATAGCCACAATCACTCCAATCTCTTGCCTCACCTCCGGCCACGGCCAGCTCCTGGCATTCCTGGCATGCCAGGCATACCACCGCCCATGCCCATCTGTCGCATCATCGCCTGCATATCCATCCCGCCAGGCATGCCTCCGCCACCGAGCATCTTCATTAATGATCCCATATCTGGCATGCCTCCAGcgccaccagcgccgcccATGCTCTGTAGTCGTTTCTGCATAGCAGCCAGTTGCTGTGCCTTGTTTCCACCTGCCATGGCCTGCTGAGCTCTCTGCATATTCTTCATGTTGCCACCCATCTTCTTAGCCATACCGGCCATCATCCGCTGCTGTGTAAGGAGATCTTCCACCTCACGAACTGAGGTACCCGATCCTCGAGCAATACGAGTCATTCGGGTTGGTTCATCGATGAAAATCTTGCCGTCAGAGTCGAGTTCTTTGTCGGTCATGGAATCGCAGATGTAAATCATGCGCTTCAGCTTCAAGCCaccctcttcgtcatccatGCCTTGCATCAGCCCGCTCATACCGGGAATCATGCCAGCCATCTTTGACAGGGGTCCCATCTTCATGATATTTGAAAGCTGGTCTCGCAAGTCTCGCACCGTAAAGATACCTTCTTGAATGTGCTTCATTGTGTCTTTTTGATTCAGATTAAGGCTCTGCACGTGCTCAACAAGGCCTGCCATATCACCCATTCCCAATAGCTTCTGAACAAATCGCTGAGGCTCGAACCGTTCTAGATCTAGCATGTGTTCTCCAGTACCAATGAACACAATGGGTGTGTGTGTAGCGGCGACCGCAGAAATGGCACCACCGCCGTGCGCGTGACCGTCCGTCTTGGTGATAATGATGGCACCAAAGTCGGCAGCTTCTTTGAAGGCTTTCGCTTGAGATTCGGCTTGTTGACCTATTGATGCATCTAGCACCATGATGGTCTCATCTGGGTTGACTGCTGCCTGGATATCAATCATTTCTTGGAACAGGGCAGATTCCTGTCTGTGTCGACCTGACGTatcgacgatgatgacatcGAACTTCTCCTTTTTGAATTGCTCAACACCAGCTCGAGCAACCGCAGCCGGGTCCGTCTCCGTAAGTGAACCATAGTACGGAATCTTGGCCTTTGTCGCGTTCTGCTTCAACTGATCGAAAGCACCAGCACGGAACGTATCGGCGCAAACCAAGCACGACCGCAGTCCTCTGCTCTGGTAGTGTCTCGCCAGCTTCGTACACGTCGTCGTTTTACCCGCACCCTGCAGACCTACAAACATGATGACGTTTGATTTGCCCTTCTTGGGCTTGAAGGGCTCGGCATGGGGGTCGACGAGTTTCACCAGCTCGTCGAAAACGGCCTTTTGAATCAGACGCTTCTTGTTGACGGCAGGCGGGAGTTCTTTAAAGTTGACGGCGCTACGAATCGATTTCCGGAGCTGTCCGACAAGTCGCACGTTTACGTCGGCCtcgagaagagcagcgcagATCTCCTTGAGCATGGAGTCGAAAGCCTATTGTCGCAGTCAGTTAGGAATTCCGCATCTACGGCGCGGGGCAGCTTGAAATGGACCGACCTTTTCATCCAGATTCTGTTCTCGCGTGAGGTTAGAAACCGCCGCGTTGATGCGACGCCCGAGATCTTGCAACACCATGGCGAAAGTTGTATCGATGCCCTCGCTGAAACAATTGCGGATTTGTCGCGGCACCGAGTCCGATGGTTGAAGCAATCGAGGTTGCTGGCAATTCGGCGTACTTGGCCAGCGGTGGGGCAAACTTTTGGGGGAGATGCATTAAACTTTCTCCGGCGCCGAGGACAAGGCGCGAATAGCTACCCTACATAAGACACATGGAGACTGTAACAGGAATAGAAACATCAATATATGTCAATCTAAGATTATTGGTATCAAGATTTCGTTTCCATCAATTAGCCGGAAAATAGCTGTAACTTACTGTTTCTTTAATAGTTGAAATTGTACAAGATATGTGAGAAGTGAGTTGTTGCATTTATAGTTGGGTGTCCATCTATAACACgccaagaagacaaaaatacttttaacaatagtttattaatttgcTGTACATTTGAACCGAAAGAGCCGATTTGCTCTGCTGGGCTACTATTAGGTAGTGCTCAACAGCCTGGAAGCTCACATTTCTCTTCTCACTGCCCTGTTACCCAGTCCCTGAGAAGCCCTTTCGCTGAAAGTGCGATGGTGTCCTCCAAGGCCCGAGATGGATTGGCTTGGGACGATAAAGGAATTGATCTTAAGCCAGTATGGACTCGAGAGCCGTCATTGGACGCCATCACAAACGTATGCCGTGAGAAGCTGCGAGTCGAGGAGGCGGGGACATGCCAAGTATCCTTTCATGCTAAGGGTGGCTTCAATAAGATCTATCTGGTTCGTACGAGTCAGCAACAGTTCATCATGAGGGTGTCGCTGCCTGTTTGCCCGCGAACCAAGACACGAGGCGAAATCACAACTCTCCGATTCCTTCGGCGCGCGACAACTGTTCCTGTGCCAGAAGTGGTTGCATTTGACGATTCTGCCGAGAATGAGATTGGATTTGAATGGATCCTGATGGAACATATGCCTGGTAGCCCAGCGTACAATCAATGGCAGACCTTGACCACGTCCCAGAAAATAGCCCTCGTTCGACAAGTGGCTTTTGCCATGAATTCTCCGAGATTGGGACTTTGACAGTCGGCAGAGGTGAAAGCAGCCAAGAGGCACGCCCTGGCGAGGTGATTTCGAACATGTTCTTCTGGGGTAGCCACTTTGATTATGACATTACTCGAGGCCCGTTTCGCTCAAGCCATGACTGGCTGACTGCATACCTTGAATTTATTGTCCAAGATCAACTAGAAGCTCTAGGAGAAgtggaagacgaagaagatgaagaagagatcaaCTTTGCATTGGCACTCGCTCATAGACTGATCAGTCTACTTCCAAAGATATTCCCTTCTACCCGAGAGTCTTGCAGAGCCAACAGTTATCTGGCATGAAGATCTCTCTTTGAGCAACATACTGGTGGATGACGAAGGGAAAATTGGGGCCATAATCGACTGGGAATGCGTCTCTGCCATGCCGCAGTGGTTGGCCACTCAGATGCCAAGATTTCTCGAGGGTCCAACCAGGGCGAATGAACCCAAACGCCAAGATTATGCTGATGAAGCGCTCCAGGACAATGAGGATACTATTTTGGATAACGAAGGAAAGAATCAACTGTATTGGATACATCTTATGGAATATGAGCAAACGCAGTTGAGGAAAGTCTATCATGAGCGGATGTGCCAGTTGCAGCCAGGTTGGGATGCTACAGCTAAAGAGAGTATATTGAAAGAAGACTTCTTCAATGTTATGAATGTGATTAGAGACGGGTTTTTCTTGAAGAGAACTGCTCAATGGATAGATGCAGTCGAGCGAAGCGAATTTCCCAGGTTAATGGATATTTTTGAGGAAGGGTCAAGACTACAATAATCTATTGAGTTTATTCACCATCTTCTATCGTGAAATGCTGACATTCATATTTAGTTGACTCGtcaagtatatatatgtagacTATGCCTTAACGTCGCTGTGATATAAATATGTTGAGGCGATTTGGAAACATTAAATACGTGATAAATAACCGTCGGCATAAAGCCTCTTCACGCTCCCACGACAACCTCATTTGTCAGTGACACTACTGACATCTACCCCAACCTAAATATCTCTGCTCCACACCTATCCCTGGTGGTTACTCCTCCGCTTCAAGCAAAAAGCTTTCCTTGCATATGCAATGATGCAAACGTAATTCGGTggcaaaataaataaaatctccGACCCATATGGCGGCTAAATTGATCTTGGATATCCTTCAAGCCAAGAGGAGTAGAGATTTCCATCACACGCTGTAAAGGAGATTGGTTTCAAATACTCGATTACACTAGGGTATCAACTCAGAAACGACCACTATCGAAAATACTTGTCCCCAATTCGTCATGCCATTCTCTGGCTTCATTTCCCTTTTCGGTGGCATGCAATTCATCATAATGCTAACCCCCTAGCTCCCTTTGTCCAcctatataaagataaagcTCTTCGTCGTGAGCGATGATCATCCCAATTCGTCATCCCTGCGCCTTGAACGCTATACAGAGTTGATCGTAATACTGTTCGAAAGTTTTTCTACACCAATGTTAGTTTTTCCACTTTCTGTAATGGATTGTGAATATAGGTACCTGAAATTCCGTGCTCAACGTTACAACGCATACTTCGTGCGCTCGGATGATATTCTCGCATGCCTGCGCCACTGATTCGTTCGGGCCCAGCTGCGGCATCCTATccgcaaagagaagaaggataaaGCTTCCCTGCAGGAGATATATGCCAAACAGATATGACATGAAGGTGAGCTCTGGATCGATCGTTAAGATGGTCGAGACAGACTGCGACGCAGAAATGGCATGTGATGCGCATTCGTTGAATCTCTTAGACGTGATCCAatcgtcgccatcgtccaACATGGATATAGCGTCCCATTTGCCGTGTAGGAGTACATGCAGCACATGTAGGATATGCGTGCTATAGGCCTTGGCTAGGCGCATCTTGGATGGATCACCTGCGTTGTATGGCGCTGTAGAAGGTGGGTATGGATGAGACATGGATGACCTCGACGGCATGCCGGCAACCATGCCCTTTGGAGTGTGGATAGGCAGGGAAACTATGCCGTTGTCATTTCCTTCTGATGAAAGCGCCGCGAGACTCAGTTCGTATGTCGTAAGTAGTCCTTGGATAATAGATACGGAGTGCGAATCGTCCAGATCTCCAAGTCTTGGATGGCGGCGCCTGTGATGGACTTCTATGATGTCTCCTAGTATGGCCATGAGCGGTAAGAAATATTCGAAAAAGGCGGATCCTGAGGCAGTCGTTGGTGGTCCAATTGTTCGAACGGGCATCTCGTTTGGAGGAATTGTGTCGAGGTTTTCCCAAACAGCTTCAGGCAGAGGGGCTGATTGCAAAGGTTGATTAATCAAGCACAAAAGCAGAATGGGTTATTCAGTCCACTTACAATAAACTTCACAGTAAGAATCAGGGATTGTCAAAGCCGAGTTAAAGGACAAAGCCAGATGCCTGTCCAGAGCGTAGAGAAGCCAAAAGACTCTCCGGCGTTCCTCTCGATGCTCGAGATTATATAAACTGCCGTCTTGCTCCTTTCGACATGAGCAGAGGGGGTTTGCGCATGGAGTTACAGGTCCAGCACACTGCTCGTCTTCTCGATTGAGGCCTAGCGAAAAGGCCAGTCTCGTTGCCTTGGACCACCACTTGTAGCAGTCAGATTTGAAATCAGATCCAGAGACGGcaatggagaggagaatAAAGGTCAAGACGTCGTCAATTTCGCCAGCCGGCTCGTTGATTACGGTAGTTTTGGGCACTGTCGCGGGATTGGGGATCCTAGGATGGGGAGTCTCGTTTTCTGCTCGGAGACCACCTAAAAATGGGAAATCATATCAGCCTCACCGGTGTTTGTTGATAACGACATGTATCAATCTAGCTCACCATGAATTCGTCGCCATCGGTCTGGGTCACGTTCAGATATCAGGGACGTCGCCAAATCGTACAAGTCGTTGACAATCTTTGCCCTCGTGCCGGGAACATGGAGCATCATCACATCGGCAGTTTGCGCCACACACCACAGAATTGTCGCAAGCAACGCGGGCGTGGTATATCGAGGGTTGGTCGGATGCGTAATTGACTTCTTGCGGAAGACTCTGGTCAATATATACGGAGAAGCAACGCGAAACAGCGAACTTCCCGGGTCCGTCAGGAAGATCTCCAGCAAGTCGCACGCAACAGAGGCGGGAATGATGTTGCGAATGTAGGGCAAGATTGGCTCAAGAAACTTGTACCAGCAGTCGTCGTTGGGCGCCTTGTGGAAGAAATCCAGCATCAGGCCTCCTGCATCGTGGCTGTTTGTGCTGAATGACTCTCGGTTCCGCTCAATGCTGGGAGTTGACTTGAAAGAGCCTCTGTGTTGTCGTGAATTGGCAGCGGCCTCGACATGGGATCGCCTGTCGACTGGCGATGGATAACCAACACTTCCGTCAGACAAGGCAACTTCCGAGTCACCAAACTGTCCTTCAAACACATTTACAGACAAGGAATTGTTTATGGAGGAGCGCGGGGGCATTGGTGGCTGTATTCCGACCTGGATGAGAGACGGGACGCTGAGCGGCGGTGCTGGCCGACTTTGAGGATAGGGTTGACTGATGGAATGCAGCACATCTTGTCGAGCGTCCTGTAGAGTGATTTGATCATCTTCGGTAGTAGCCGTGGTCACATCCACTGGATCAGTGAGCGAATGTCGTGCAGGCGTGCTGGAGCTGATACTGGCCGAGGTGGCTGATGGAGACGAGACAGATGCCCGTGAGATaccatttccatttccatttccattgccattgccgctGTGTCCTATATTAGAATCACGTCGTATGATGCTCCCTCGTCGAGCTGACGAAGCCCAGGAGTCTCTCCGAGTACTGATGCTACCATTGCTATTGTTGTGGTTGTTTGCTGTAGCTGAGGCCGGTAGACGCCCACGTTTCTTAACTTCGCGATTATAACGGCAGGTATATCCGTAGTCTTCAAACAgcggagaaagagagaaagacacAGCATGTTAGAGATGACAGTTATGAAGATGACGTGGTGACGTGGGATGAAGCCATGGGGTGGAGATTGGGGGCCGTTACTATCTCCATCCAGGAATGGAGCCCCCGGGAACAATAGAAGGATCCCACAGGAGATGGTCGTGAGAGATAGTGTTAGGATTTAGACTTTGCTTACCTTCGCAACGACGACATGGACTTTTAACACGTATCATTTGTATCAGTCAGTCAGGTTCGACATCAATCATCAATCAACCAACGCCTCACAACACCCTGGCATGAGAGACTCACTATTCTCCATCACAGCGAGTCCTCGAGGCGCTGCACTTGTCGCACGCTCTTCGGGTGCGCTTCCGAGGCCTGGCGTGCTCCGCATCGGGCGTCGAGCCGCGGTCATGGCCAGAAGCGACGAGAGGCTGAGGGCGATCCCGCTGTTCACCGTCGGCTTCGGTTGCCATGGCTCTTTTTGAGTTGCTGTCCTATCTCTGACTGACTCTGTTCGCAGGGCTGGCTCCCGAATCGAATCCACCCGCTATCAGaccataaaaaaaaagaatggggGCCGGTTGGTGAAATATCCGGGCGTGTGGTTATAGCTGGTAGCAGTACATACAAGAGAAgtaaaaaggggggaagtCCTCCCAAGAGGGCCCAATGCAAATTGGGGGACCCGACGGATACTGGAGCCGCGCACGGCCTTTGATTTTTTGACAAGCAGGATGAGATGGGTTTGCGTTCAAAACGAGAGCAAATGCCGTATCATTTAGTACTTGGCCATTGATTCGGAGTCGAGTCTCCAAATGCGGGGAGATTGGGCTATTCGTGAGGCTTTAGCCATTTGCTCCAGTCCCATCAGCCCTCGGCCAAACTAAAGTGCCGCTAAAGGCTCAGGGCTTGGTGCCTGCACTGtctcttaattttttatgttatttttttttcttattttttttctcgtgtTTTTCTCGCTGTCAGAGCTGCAGGGATGTGCCGGCAAAGGGCCGCTTCTTACCCCAGGTttgggatgatgaagattgtGGAGATGGTGGATCGCGGCGAAGCGGCCGGACCAGCTTTTGGTGCCGACGGAATAATGCTCCAACCAGAGAGAGCTTCGTCCCCTCTTGGGCGGCTCACATGATGCCGATCCCACAGCACACCTCAGTGGCAGAGATGGGATGTGGCTGGGACGAACAGCGCGAAGTAACCCAGTGCTGCGCTTTGAACGCACACTCTGGGACTATGCCTGGATGCTGGTGTTTGCTGACTCTAGCAGCTGTGTGTAGCAATCTCGGGGAACGTAGGAAAACAGGAGTGGAGTCGGCTGGCCATCGAGATAGATTGCTCCTTGTGCCCGATGATTAGTGAAATGTGAAAGTAAGGCCGAGTTGTATATTCAAATGAAACCGTGGTTTACGACTTTTATTCAGCGACTTACCGAATTGCCTATTTTGTCGAATCATTCTGGAACAATTCCATAAGTAGACGGGAGACGCATTAGATCAGATCTTGTCTCTTCTAGTCATGAGCTAGCTACACTAACTACATACGAAGAATTTGGTATATGAACTGAACTTTCCGATAATCAACGAAAGACAAAATGCCACTCCAATTCTgggagaaagaaacaaacaatAAAAAAGTCCACCAGCAATGTAACGCCGCAATACAATGCAAAGTCACGCCTAGCCAAGTAACCAAGGGATCGTCTCTCCATGGCATCAGCCAGCATGTTCAAATCCAGGCTCCGTCTACCTTGTACACACTCCCGCTCACAAATGTGCTCTCCGGGCCCAACAGGAAAGCAATCACATTCGCCGTCTCCTCAGCTGTGCCTTGTCGCTGGAAAGCCGTAGGATCATCAAAGGGAGCGTCCTTTGGGCGACCGGCAAAATCCCAGTTTTTCTGCATCAATGGCGTGTAAATGGCACCTGGGGCAACGCTGTTGACGCGaatctctcgctctccaTTTTCGAGCGCAGCTGCTCGTGTGAGGCCGACAATGCCGTGCTTGCTTGCATCATAGGCTCCATGTCTAGCAAAGCCTACCAATGTTGTGTTAGTATAAACTATCTTCAATGAGCCCATCGATGTGTTGAAGCATAACTCACCCTTTAATCCGTGAATAGAAGAAACATTGACGATGGAACCGCGGTCGTTCATATtcctcagctcagctctcaTGCAGTACATGGTTCCGGTAAGGTTGACACCGATGATCTTGTCCCactcgtcatcttcgagcTCCGAAACTGGTGAAACGCCGTGATATTTCCCGATGACCCCTGCTACGTTGGCAGCACCGTCCAGCCGGCCGTGCGCTTTCACAATCGACTCGATCCAGGCATCGACCTCCTTACTCTTGGAAACGTCCACTCTTGTGACCATGTGAGGAACTTCCAGTGAAGTGAAATAGACTTCGGCAGCCTTCATTGCTTCCGGATCTACGTCGGCAATGCAAACAGTTGCTCCTCGTCTTGACAACACTTGGGCGGTTGCCAAACCAATGCCGCTCGCGCCACCGGTGATGGCGAAGACCTTGCCTTTCAGAGCCAAATTTCCATCAATGACAACAGGTGGCGGTGATAACGGTGCTGCTACCACCTGCGGCGCTTTTTGGACCATCTCGGCTTTTTGGGAATCCTTGTTCACGAAGCCATTCTGCGTTGCTCGAGAGCCCGAGGACTTGGACGAGGATCGGAGGACGGACTTTGAGTTGCCCATTTCGCTGAGGGAAAATGGAATCCAATTAAAACGACTGCGGGTTTATAAAGAGTGTGAGGTGAAGAATCTACGAGTCTCTCAGCTGTTGCGGCTCACGGCGATATATAAACGTTCGAGATAAGGCGACCCGAGAGTTAAATCTCCGCTAATCAAGGAGCTGAGACTGGACACATCGCTCCGAGGCTGGCCATTGTTCTCACGGGTAATAATCCGAATAACTGAATTACGCAGCAGCCAGCTTTTCCCTCTCATTTGAGTCTCAGAGAGACTCCAACACCCGGTGATTAGCATCTCGAATTTCCGTCGGGGCCAAAgctgggggggggggcaaagAAATTAGCCGACGGCTTTTTAGAACGCTGCCGATTACTGACTGCCAGTAACCGTTTTGGCTGTAGTAGGCGGGAAAATATGGGGATGGCTGACGATGATGTGGGCTTTGGGGAAATTTCATATGAGCCGTACTGATGACGCTCATTGGTGGGCTCGGGCTTTCACGCATCTGGAGATTGGAGAGATAGATGGAATTGCTAGGGATAAGAGATTTTATTGTAATACTGTACAATTTAATCGATACGGCTAAGCTCAGAAAGATGACGATCATTTCTGAAGCTACAAGATGCACAGTAAAGACTCTCCGGCTCATGGATATTCTGCGTAGCATTCAAGTTAATAGATGGAGAAAGATATGAACAGCGAAAGAGTGAATGGGCAAAAGAGCTTCCTCTACATTTCGCTGTAGAGAAATAGACggctttaattattattttcatttACA
This window encodes:
- a CDS encoding uncharacterized protein (BUSCO:EOG092D1S33); protein product: MVLQDLGRRINAAVSNLTREQNLDEKAFDSMLKEICAALLEADVNVRLVGQLRKSIRSAVNFKELPPAVNKKRLIQKAVFDELVKLVDPHAEPFKPKKGKSNVIMFVGLQGAGKTTTCTKLARHYQSRGLRSCLVCADTFRAGAFDQLKQNATKAKIPYYGSLTETDPAAVARAGVEQFKKEKFDVIIVDTSGRHRQESALFQEMIDIQAAVNPDETIMVLDASIGQQAESQAKAFKEAADFGAIIITKTDGHAHGGGAISAVAATHTPIVFIGTGEHMLDLERFEPQRFVQKLLGMGDMAGLVEHVQSLNLNQKDTMKHIQEGIFTVRDLRDQLSNIMKMGPLSKMAGMIPGMSGLMQGMDDEEGGLKLKRMIYICDSMTDKELDSDGKIFIDEPTRMTRIARGSGTSVREVEDLLTQQRMMAGMAKKMGGNMKNMQRAQQAMAGGNKAQQLAAMQKRLQSMGGAGGAGGMPDMGSLMKMLGGGGMPGGMDMQAMMRQMGMGGGMPGMPGMPGAGRGRR
- a CDS encoding uncharacterized protein (EggNog:ENOG41), translated to MVSSKARDGLAWDDKGIDLKPVWTREPSLDAITNVCREKLRVEEAGTCQVSFHAKGGFNKIYLVRTSQQQFIMRVSLPVCPRTKTRGEITTLRFLRRATTVPVPEVVAFDDSAENEIGFEWILMEHMPGSPAYNQWQTLTTSQKIALVRQVAFAMNSPRLGL
- a CDS encoding uncharacterized protein (EggNog:ENOG41) is translated as MFFWGSHFDYDITRGPFRSSHDWLTAYLEFIVQDQLEALGEVEDEEDEEEINFALALAHRLISLLPKIFPSTRESCRANSYLA
- a CDS encoding uncharacterized protein (TransMembrane:1 (o767-787i)), which encodes MATEADGEQRDRPQPLVASGHDRGSTPDAEHARPRKRTRRACDKCSASRTRCDGEYPCRRCEDYGYTCRYNREVKKRGRLPASATANNHNNSNGSISTRRDSWASSARRGSIIRRDSNIGHSGNGNGNGNGNGISRASVSSPSATSASISSSTPARHSLTDPVDVTTATTEDDQITLQDARQDVLHSISQPYPQSRPAPPLSVPSLIQVGIQPPMPPRSSINNSLSVNVFEGQFGDSEVALSDGSVGYPSPVDRRSHVEAAANSRQHRGSFKSTPSIERNRESFSTNSHDAGGLMLDFFHKAPNDDCWYKFLEPILPYIRNIIPASVACDLLEIFLTDPGSSLFRVASPYILTRVFRKKSITHPTNPRYTTPALLATILWCVAQTADVMMLHVPGTRAKIVNDLYDLATSLISERDPDRWRRIHGGLRAENETPHPRIPNPATVPKTTVINEPAGEIDDVLTFILLSIAVSGSDFKSDCYKWWSKATRLAFSLGLNREDEQCAGPVTPCANPLCSCRKEQDGSLYNLEHREERRRVFWLLYALDRHLALSFNSALTIPDSYCEVYSPLPEAVWENLDTIPPNEMPVRTIGPPTTASGSAFFEYFLPLMAILGDIIEVHHRRRHPRLGDLDDSHSVSIIQGLLTTYELSLAALSSEGNDNGIVSLPIHTPKGMVAGMPSRSSMSHPYPPSTAPYNAGDPSKMRLAKAYSTHILHVLHVLLHGKWDAISMLDDGDDWITSKRFNECASHAISASQSVSTILTIDPELTFMSYLFGIYLLQGSFILLLFADRMPQLGPNESVAQACENIIRAHEVCVVTLSTEFQKNFRTVLRSTLYSVQGAGMTNWDDHRSRRRALSLYRWTKGARGLAL
- a CDS encoding uncharacterized protein (EggNog:ENOG41), producing MGNSKSVLRSSSKSSGSRATQNGFVNKDSQKAEMVQKAPQVVAAPLSPPPVVIDGNLALKGKVFAITGGASGIGLATAQVLSRRGATVCIADVDPEAMKAAEVYFTSLEVPHMVTRVDVSKSKEVDAWIESIVKAHGRLDGAANVAGVIGKYHGVSPVSELEDDEWDKIIGVNLTGTMYCMRAELRNMNDRGSIVNVSSIHGLKGFARHGAYDASKHGIVGLTRAAALENGEREIRVNSVAPGAIYTPLMQKNWDFAGRPKDAPFDDPTAFQRQGTAEETANVIAFLLGPESTFVSGSVYKVDGAWI